The Persephonella sp. KM09-Lau-8 nucleotide sequence TGCAATAGAAATATCCTATGCTGATGCTGTTTATCCAGGATATGGTTTCCTTGCCGAAAATCCAAATTTTGCAGCATTATTGGAAAGGGCAAACATAAAATTTATAGGTCCCCGTTCAGAAACTATTCGTTTAACAGGGGATAAAGCAGAAGCCAGAAAAGCAGCTCAGGAGGCAGATGTTCCTATAATTCCCGGAAGCCCACCGGTAAATACTTTAAAGGATGCCCTTGAGGTTGCAGATAAGATTGGATATCCAGTCTTACTGAAAGCTGCTGCCGGTGGTGGTGGCCGTGGAATGAGGGTTGTCCATTCTCCACAAGAACTGTCCCGACTATTGCCTGTTGCCCAGAGGGAAGCAGAAGCAAATTTCGGAGATAGTAGAGTTTATATAGAAAAGTATATCCTGAATCCTAAACATATAGAAATTCAGATCCTTGCAGATGAACATGGAAATGTTGTTTATATAGGTGATAGGGAATGTTCTGTTCAGAGGAGACACCAGAAACTTTTAGAAGAATCTCCATCACCTTTTATAACCCCCGAAGTTCGTAAAAAAATGGGAGAGGCTGCTGTCAGATTTGCAAAACATGTTGGATTTACAGGTGCCGGCACTGTTGAGTTTATAGTTGATGAGAATATGAACTTTTATTTTATAGAAATGAATGGTCGTATTCAGGTTGAACATCCTGTTTCTGAAATGACATCAGGCATAGACCTTGTTGCATGGCAGATGCTTGTGGCAGATGGTAAAAAGCTTTCTTTTTCTCAGGAAGATATAAAACAGCAAGGTCATGCAATAGAGTTTAGAATAAATGCGGAAGACCCAGAAACTTTTACTCCAAATCCCGGAATTATTGAAGAGTTATACCTGCCAGGTGGTTTTGGGGTAAGGGTGGATACACATATATATAAAGGATATAAAATCCCTCCATATTATGATTCCTTAATTGCAAAAATCATCGTTTATGGCAAAGACAGAGAAGAAGCCATAATAAGAGGAAAAAGAGCATTAAAAGAGCTTGTGGTAGATGGTATAAAAACCACCAGAGATTTCCATCTTAAAATCTTAGAAGATGAAGATTTTCTTTCAGGAAGATATACAACGGCCCTTGTTGACAAAAAATATCTGGGAATCAAAGAATGATAAAAATCTTAACTGTTGGTCCCCTTGAGGAAAATACAATAATTATTGCTGATGAATCTACAGGAGAAGCTGCTGTCATAGACCCTGGAGCTGAAGGGCCAAAAATAGAAAAGGAGCTTGAAAAATACAAGCTCAGATATATACTTGCTACCCATGGACATTTAGACCATGTTGGACAGGTAGGATATTTGAAAAGCAAATATAATGTTCCTTTTTTAATGAATGAAAAAGATATCTTTTTGATAAATAATGATATCTTCCCTGGTTTTGCTCAGATGGTAGGAGCAGTTCAATGCCCTGAACCTGACAAAACCCTGAAAGAAGGAGATGTTATTTCTCTTGGTAAATTTTCACTGAAAGTAATAGAAACCCCGGGACATACACCGGGAAGTATATGTTTTTACGATGAAAAAAACAAATTCATAATTACAGGGGATACTTTGTTCAAAGGTAGTATAGGCAGAACAGACCTGCCTGGTGGTAATCCAGAAGATATGGTCAAATCCCTTGAAAAATTGAAACAATTACCGGATGATATAAAAGTTTATCCAGGACATGGTGAACCAACCACTATAGGCACAGAGAAAAAGATGAATCCGTATATAACAGGAATATTTAGGGTAAAAACATGGTGAAAATCGGAACTCATGTATCATCTGCAAAATCTCTGGATTTGGTTTTTGATAGAGGTAAAGAGGTAGGAGCAGATACAATACAATTTTTTGTATCCTCCCCACGTTCATGGGCATGGAAGGAAAGAACAGAAGAAGAGAAAGCTTTATTTTTGCAAAAAAGAGAGAAAACAGGCATACAGCCTGTCGTAGTTCATGCATCTTATTTATTTAATCTTGCCTCTGCAGATGAGAATCTTAGAAAAAAATCTATTAACGGTGTGATAAATGAGTTAAAACTATGCGAAGAACTAAAAATAGATTATTATGTTATACATGCAGGTAAAGCGAAAGGACAACCTGAAGAACAAGCTATACAAAATATAATAGATAGTTTAAAGGTAGTATTTTCAGAAGTTGAGCTCAAAAATACCACTTTTCTCTTTGAAACCCTTGCAGGCCAGAAAGGTGAAATAGGAAAAACAACAGATGAGATAGTAGCATTAATGGAACCTTTTTTAGATATAAAAACAGGCGTCTGTCTTGATACCTGCCATTTATACTCAGCAGGATACAAAATAAATGAGGAAGAAAAGTTTTTTGAATATAAAGAGGAGCTAAAAGAAAAAATCGGACTTGAGAAGGTCAAAGTAATCCATTGTAATGATTCAAAAACACCTTTTAACTCCCGTAGAGACAGGCATGAACACATTGGAGAAGGCTCTATTGGTTTAAAAGGATTTGAATTATTCCTAAATGATGAATATTTTAAAAATCTTCCATTTATACTGGAAACCCCGAAGGAAGGAGATTGGGATTTAATAAATATGGAAAGATTAAAAAATCTTATAAAAGCGCCCGTAGCTCAGTAGGATAGAGCACCGGTTTCCGGGGCTGGGGGTCGCAGGTTCAAATCCTGCCGGGCGCACTTAAGGGAGAAAAGATGGTAGAGAAAAAAGAGCTTGAAAAAATTGAAGAATACCTTTCAGAGTATATGGATTCTGATGTTGAATTTTTATTGAAAATAGGGAATTACATACTTTCCAGTGGTGGAAAAAGACTCAGACCTGTTTTAGTCCTTACATTCGCAAAACTACTTAGAGGTTACAACGAAGAAAGGGATTATCCCCTTGCAGTTGCTATGGAATACCTTCACACAGCATCTCTGCTCCATGATGATGTTGTAGATGGAGCAGACACAAGAAGGGGAAAAAAATCAGCAAATAGAGTGTTTGGAAATGATACTGTAGTGCTAACAGGGGATTATATGTATGCAAATGCCCTTTATCTTTTCTCTATTTACGGTGATATAGATATGATTAAAAATGTATCAGATAGCGTTAAAAAAATGGCAGAAGGTCAGCTATTGGAATTGAAAAAAATAGGAGATATGGATGTTACTCTTGATGAGTATTTTAGAATACTGGAAGGTAAAACAGCTGTTTTATTCGGTAGTTGCTGTTATGTAGGAGCCGCCTTAGGTGGTGCCCCCCAGGAGCAAAAGGACAGAGCTTATAACTATGGGTTAAATATAGGTCTGGCATTTCAGTTAATAGATGATTATCTTGATTACACCTCAACGGAAGAAAAATTAGGAAAACCTGTCTGTAACGACCTTAGAGAAGGAAAAATTACATATCCCCTTTTATCTGTGATGGATAAGCTTACAGAGGAAGAAAAAGAATTAGTCAAAAAAGTAATAAGAGACCTAAGCCCCTCCAAAGAAGATATAGACAGGGTAAAATCCATAGTAGAAGAAAAAGGCGGTATGACAAATACCATAGAAAAGGCCAGAGAGCTTGTAAATAATGCTATTACACAGCTTGAAACTTTCCCACAGAATGAATATCTTAAAAAACTGGAAGAACTTGCAAAATTTATTGTAGAGAGGGAATTTTGATGAGAAGAACAGTTTTAAAATCAAAAATACATAGGATTACAATTACAGGAGCAGACCTTCATTATGAAGGTTCTTTGACTCTTGATGAAGCTATAATGGAAGCTGCCAACCTTGTTCCATTTGAAAAGGTTGAGGTGTTCAATATTAACAATGGAAACAGATTTTCTACCTATGTTATTCCCGGAGCAAGATACAGCGGAGAATGCATCCTTAACGGTGCAGCAGCAAGACTGGGACACTCAGGAGACCTTATAATAATTGTTTCCTATGCAGATGTGGAAGATAATGAACTTAAAGACTTTAAAGTAAACTTAGTTTACATTGATGACGAAAATAATATAAAAGAGCATAAAGTAACCGGAGTTTTTTCCGAAGAAGCAAAAGAAATAGCTCTTAGAAATAAAAATCTGATAAAGGATTAAAAGCATGAAAAAAATCGGCCAGTATTATCTCTTAGCAGGGATGATACTGGCCATTTTATTTTCATCCTGTAGCACCAAGAAACCAACCAATAAGACTTATATTATTCCCAAAAAAGATAAGACCTATGTAATAATCAAAAAAGAAGACCAGACCCGTGTAAAAGTTATCAAAAATTCTGAAAATACACCAGTTCCTAAAGAACCTGTAATTATAAAATCCGATGAAGCCGTTCATATAGACAGAGAAGACGAAGGTATTTTATACGAGGAGTTTATTAATTTAGGTTTAAGAGTTCCTAAATATTCTGATATTGAAAAGTACTTATATTTTTACGGTGTAAAAAATAGGACATGGACAGAAGCAGCTCTGAATAGAGCAAATCTTTATATGCCAATGATAAAAAGTATTTTCAGGCAGTATGGACTGCCTGAAGAACTGGCATACCTTCCTGTTGTGGAAAGTGGATATGACCCATTTGCCACCTCATATTCAGGGGCAGCAGGAATATGGCAATTCATAAGGACAACAGGTAGAAGATTTGGTCTCAGGATAAATAGATATGTAGATGAAAGGAGAGACCCTTATAAATCAACTATTGCAGCAGCCAAATACCTAAAACATTTATATGGAATTTTCAAAAGATGGGATTTAGTCCTTGCTGCTTATAACTGTGGTGAAGGATGTGTCCTACGGAGAATGGAACATCCTTTTAATAATTTCTGGGAAATAAAATACGACCTTCCCGACCAGACACAAAAATATGTTCCTAAATTTCTGGCTGTTGTATTGATTGCCAAAAATCCCGAAAAATATGGCATTAAAATAAGAAAAACAAATGTATACTATGTTAAAACCCAAAAAACACCAATTACAGCATCCCTTAACTATATTGCCAGAAATCTCAGAATAGATTACAAACTGCTGAAGAAATACAATGCACATTTTAGAAGGAACGTTGCAGTAAGAGGATATAATCTCAATATTCCATACAAGACCCTTGCACAGAAAAAATTATTTTTAAAACGGGTTAGTTATATTAAAAAGAAAAGATATAGATACCATAGAGTAAAAAAAGGGGATACCCTCTACAGAATTTCAAAAAAATATGGGGTTTCCATTGAAAAAATCAAAAAATTAAATAAAATAAAGGGAAGCCTAATAAAACCAGGAATGGTTTTAAAAATACCTTTAAAAGAGGTCTCATACCGTAGATGATAAACAGGAGAAAAACAAGGCCTGTATATGTAGGTAATGTTAAAATCGGTGGAGATGCTCCTGTTATAGTCCAATCAATGACTGACACCAAAACCCATGATATAGAAGCTACCCTTAATCAGATAAATCGTTTATATGAGGCAGGTTGTGAAATAATCAGGGTGGCGGCACCTACAGAAAAAGATGCAGAGGCACTTCCAGAGATAGTAAAAAGAAGCCCAATTCCTGTAATTGCAGATATTCACTTTTCACCAAGAATAGCATTTTTAGCTTTAGAAAGTGGAATACACGGAATAAGGCTCAATCCAGGAAATATCAATAATAAAGGCAAAATAAAAGAAATACTTCAAGAATGCAAAAAGAAAAATATAGCCGTTAGACTTGGGGTTAACTCTGGTTCGCTGGAGGAAAGATTACTTGAAAAATATGGATATCCTTCCGGAGAAGCCCTTGCAGAAAGTGCATTATACTGGTCAGAATTTTTTGAAAGTGTAGGGTTTACAAATTTCAAGGTATCAATAAAAGGCTCTGATGTTCTTCAAAATATTCAGGCTAATCAGATATTTGCAGAAAAAACAGATATTCCATTACATATAGGTATAACAGAAGCAGGACCAGCAGGTAAAGGCTCAATAAAATCTGCAGTAGGACTGGGAATTCTGCTTTATATGGGAATAGGAGATACAATCAGAGTTTCCCTAACAGCAGACCCGGTTGAAGAGGTAAAGGTTGCTTATCAGATACTCCAGTCTTTAGGACTTAGAAGAAAAGGGATAGAAATAATTTCCTGTCCAACATGTGGAAGAATAGAGGTTAATCTACCTGAAGTTGTCAAAAAAGTTGAAGAAAAGCTTGAAGGTGAAGACTTACCCATAAAAGTTGCAATAATGGGCTGTGTTGTAAACGCAATAGGAGAAGCAAGGGAAGCAGATATCGGACTTGCTTGTGGAAACAAGTCGGCAATTCTCTTTAAGAAAGGACAGCCCTTAAAAAGAGTTTCAGAAGAAGAAATGGTTGACCAGTTGCTTGAAGAAATCCAGAAAATGAAAGAGGAAGAAAATGGAAGAGCTTAATATAAAGCTAAATGCTGTGGCTGTTGATGTTTTATCAGAAGAATGGATGGAAGAGGATATTATTCAGAAAACCCCTGTTATTCTTGAAAAAATCACAAAAAGAAAAGGTGGATTTACACTGTATATGAAAGCCCCTTATGAAAATGTAGAATGGTATTTTTCTAAGGGTTTGACAGAATTTCATATAAAAAACAATCAAGGTAAAAAAATACTCAGGATTGAGCATGAAGATGGTCAATACTGGGTGGATATGCCATATAATCAGCAGGTCGTAGATTTTCTTAAAGAATTTATGGAGGAGTAAATGGAAAGGCTTGTTGAAAAAGCAGAAACATTAATGGAAGCCCTACCATTTATTACAAAATTTAGAGGAAAAACATTTGTTATAAAATACGGCGGAAATGCGATGGCAAAGGCAGACCTGAAGGCTGCTTTTGCCCAGGATATATTAATGCTTAAGTATATTGGAATAAATCCTGTAATTGTTCACGGAGGGGGCCCCCAGATAGGAGAAGTCCTGAAAAGAATGGGACTTGAATCAAAATTTGTCGGAGGATTAAGAGTTACTGACAGAGAAACAATGGAAGTTGTTGAAATGGTTTTAGGGGGACTTGTTAACAAAAATATTGTGATGCTTATAAATAGATACGCAGGTGGACATATAAGAGCTGTTGGTCTTACAGGTAAAGATGGTGGACTTATAAGAGCTAAAAAATTAGATGCAGAAGAATATTTCAGACAAATGGGAGATTTCCGACCTACAGAGCTAATAGACCTTGGCCATGTAGGAGAGGTGGATTTTGTGGATGTCCAGATTTTGAAGCATCTTGAAGAGGATAACTACATACCTGTTATAGCACCTATTGGATTTGATACTCAGGGAAATGCCTATAATATAAACGCTGATTTTGTAGCTGCAGCAATTGCAGGAGCATTGAAGGCAGAAAAGGTAATATTTTTGACAGATATAGAAGGCTTGAAAGATGAGAATGGTCAGACAATCTCTTCAATAAATATTGAAAAAATAAATCAGATGATAGAAGAAGGAACAATAAAAGGGGGAATGATTCCAAAGGTAAAAGCCTGTATAAATGCCTTACAACAGGGTGTCAAAAAAGCCCATATCCTTGACGGCAGAATTCCACACTGCGTTCTTCTTGAGATTTTCACCTCAGAAGGAATCGGAACAGAGATAGTAGTTTAATGGCGGAGGGTGAGGGATTCGAACCCCCGGAGGGCTGTTAACCCTCAAGTGATTTCAAATCACCCGCCTTCGTCCGCTCGGCCAACCCTCCGCAAAGGAGAGTATATATTATAATATCTTCTAACAAAAAATCAAGGAGAGAAGAATGGAAGACCTTATTATAGATATATTTGAAGAAAGTGCCTCATTAAAAAAGGAGTTTGTTTATGAATATTCAGAGCAAATAGCTGCATTAGGTATATTAATGGCAAAAAGACTTAAAGCCGGATACAAAGTTTTAATATGTGGAAATGGTGGTTCTGCTGCAGATGCTCAGCATTTCGCAGCCGAAATAGTGGGAAGATTTGAAAAAGAAAGGAAAGGGTATCCTGCCATAGCCCTAACAACAGATACATCTGCTTTAACTGCAATAGGAAATGATTATGGGTTTGAATATATATTTTCCAGACAGGTTGAGGCTTTAGGGCAGAAAGGAGATATCCTGATAGGAATATCAACCAGTGGAAATTCTGAAAATGTGATTAAAGCTGTTGAGGTGGCTAAAGATTTAGGGATTTTTACCGTTGGATTTTTAGGTAAAGATGGAGGAAAGCTAAAAGATATTGTGGATACAGCTTTTATCGTTCCCCATAACAGAACAGCAAGAATTCAGGAGGTTCATCTTACGCTGGAACATGCATTATGTAACATAATAGACCTTTATTTAGCAGGAGAATTGGAAGAGTAATTACTGCAAGGAGATTATTTTCATTTCAACCTTTTGGCGTATATCTTCAGGAGTATTAGGGTCTTCGTAAATTTCCTGATATATCTGCATTGCAGAGACTTTATCGTTTAATTTTTCGTATATTCTTGCCAGCCCAAGTTTTCCCTCTATATATCCAAGGTCAGCAAGTGTTTTATAGATATCTTTAGCTACAAGTAGTTCATTTTGTTTTTCGTAGAGCTTTCCTAAATTTTCCAGTATGTCTTTGTTTTCAGGATGTAAAAAATATGCTTCTTCCAGAATTGCTTGGGCTTTTTTCATATCACCCTGTTTCTCACTAATTTTGGCACTAAGAATAACTGCTTGAATATCTTCTTTATTTATTCTCAGATACTGATCTAAATATTTTTGAGCTACGGTAAACTTACCTGCTTTAAAGTAGTTTAGAGCAATTCTGTATAAAATTTCGGGGTTTTTCTTTGTGATACTCCAGATTTTTTTGTATAGTCTGATTGCTTCATCATAGTTTTTGTTTATTTCTGCTGTTCTTGCTTCCTGTAATAATATTTTGTATTTTGAAGCTGGTTTTTGTTTTCTATAAGAAAGTTTTGGAATAGAAATATTTTTTAATCCAAGGGATATTTCTTTGTGAATTTGGGATATATCTATTTCAAAGTCTGTATTCTTTGGGATAAAGGTTGTTTCAGGCTTTTTTTCGGTTTTGTCATAGGTTTTGGTATTTAATTTTTCTACGATATTTTCCCTTTTGGATATTTCCTGGGGTTTCTCTGTATTTTCAGTTATTTTTTCTTCAGAGCTATCTTTAAGCAAAAAATAAGCTACAGTTGCATATACAATTAATGTGGAAATTCCAAGAGCCACCAGAGCAATGTATTTTTTCCTTTTCCTTGGTTTGACCTGACTAAAGGGATGAATATCAGCTAAATCCTGTTCAATTTCTTCTTCTTCTGGTTTTTTGCTTAAAAATTTTCCTATTTTACTCATTTTTTCCCTTTTTCTTTTAATTTTATCTAAAAAAATCTTCTAATTAAAATAAAGGCAACTACTGAAGCTATACTTCCCATTATAAAAGGTGTTTCAGGATTTATTGTATCCCATAAATATCCTGCGACTACCCCTGCAAGTAGTGAGGAAAACCCTACAATAAAGTGGTAAGTTCCAAAAACAAACCCTTTTCTAAATTTTACCTTTTTCCCTACCGTTGCCCATATTCCAATCTCAAGAAATGCATCTGCAAAAGCAAATATTATAAATCCTACTACAGGTAAGCCTATCATAAATAAATGGGATATAAAAAATAAAAAAATTGTTAAATACAAAAACCTCTTTTCTCCTAATCGGTCATAAAATTTTCCACTTAAGTATGAAGCTATAGCTATTATTAATGTAAATATAACATATATACCGACTGTTTTATATTCACTTGAGGTCTGATTATAGACTTTCAATATGTAAAATGAATATCCAAAGTTTGCAAAAGATAGAATAAAAAATAGATATAGATACTTTGGGAAAAACATTTCCCAGGATATTATGGGTATACTATATTTTTTACCTGAGGGTTTATATTCTGGAAGGAAAAGAACTATAATTGCAGCAATCAAAAGAGGAACAATACTTAAATAAAAATATTTTTGATATGGAATATCCAGAAAATAGGCAGTATAAAAGAAAGCAGTTAAAATTCCAAGAAGCCCTCCAATACTCTCAATAGCTCTGTTTATACCAAATGTCTTTCCTAAACTTTTCTTTTTTTCAGAGGATAGAATTGTGTCCGATACTGGAACAATCGTTCCGTCTGATACCGAGTCTAAGATAGTTCCCATCAATATATCATCCCATTTTTTACCAAAGATAAAATAAAATCTGGCAGCTATAGACATAAAAATACCTGTCAGTAAAAATTTTTTCTTACTAAATAAATCAGACCAGTATCCTGCAAGTATTTTCACAAGATTTGAAACAAGATCATAACCACCTTCAATGATTCCTATAACTACCATAGAAACACCAAGGGCATTAACAAGGAAAAAAGGCATAACTGTAAAAGTCATTTCATACGAAAAGGAAATCAAAAAAGTAAGTATATTTATAATCGCTATTGCAGATATTTTTCTTTTATCCATAATGTTTTCTTATCTGTGTTTTTGTATAATGTGGAAAATAATATTTTATAAGGATGGGAAGGATGAAACAAATTGGCATCTGTGTTGGGTCAACAAGACCTAACAGGGTAAATTTTTTATCAGAAGATGTTGTCCGAATAGGTCAATTTGTGGTTCTAAAGTATGAAGAAGAAGGAAAAAATAAATCTTTACTTGGGATGATACAAAGGCTGGAAAGAGATAATCCTTATTTAACAGAGTCTATCAGAACTCCTCAGCAGGCAAAAAGCATAAAAAAATTTTCAGAGAAGGAGAATATCCTTAAAGGAGAGATTCAGATATTAGGTGAAATTATAGATGTAGGTGATGAAGTCTTCCTCCAGATACCAAGGACACCCCCTTTACCTGCAACAGAAGTTTATGAAGCAGACCCACATCTTTTGAAAAAAATATTTGGAGCAAAAAGCAAAAAGTTTGTGAAAATTGGAAGACTCCTTTCTGAAAAAGAGGAAGTTCCTGTGTATGTTGATATAGAACAGATAGTCCTTAGGCATCTTGCTGTTCTTGCTGTAACAGGTGCAGGAAAATCGAATACTGTTTCAGTTCTTCTAAAGAATATAACGAATTTAGGTGGGACTGTTGCTGTTTTTGATTTCCACGGTGAGTATACAAAATCCAAAATCACAAGAAATGGAAAATCTGTAATTAACCATATACAGCCCCTTATTAACCCTGCACTGCTTAAACCAAAGGAATTTGCTTCTCTTATTGGAATCAAGCCAAATGCTTATGTCCAGTTCAGATATTTCAGAATTGCCCTTGAATACACAATAAATAAATTCCTTGAGGAAAAAAGGGAGCAGTGGCAAAACCATACGGATACCCAGCAGTTTTTAAACAGACTTAAACAAAATCTTGAGGATATGGCTGACCCTGAAAGTGAGATAGGAGGCTATATCAAGGGGAAAATAAGAGAGGACTCCTTATTTGAGGTTATAAACAAACTGGAAGACCTGGAACTTGAACTTGGGCATATAGTGAAGTTAGGTGTTCCCCCTCTTATAGATAATATTAAGCCGGGAATGATAAATGTATTTGATTTTTCCGAGCTGGATGAAGATGTAGCAGATGCAATAGCCTCAAATATTCTAAGATGGGCACTTGAAGAAAGGAAAAAAGCCGTTAGGCAGGGAAATTCAAGACTACCTTTCCCGCTTATGATAGTAGTAGAGGAAGCCCATATCCTTGCAGGAGAAAAAAGAAATACCGAAGCTAAATACTACCTTGCAAGGATAGCAAGGGAAGGTAGAAAATTTGGCTTGGGCATAACCGTTGTAACCCAGAGACCAAAAGGTCTGGATAAGGAAATACTATCCCAGATGAACAATATGATTATACTTAAACTGGTAGAACCTGAAGACCAGAAGCATGTCCAGAGAGCCAGTGAAGCCTTATCACAGGAGCTTATGGATTATCTGCCAGGTCTAAACCCTGGGGAAGCAATAATAATAGGAAATATGACAAAAATTCCTCTTCTTGTAAAAATTGACAAAGCAGAAGAAAAAATAGAAGGAAATGATATTGACGTAGTAGGTCAATGGGAAGAAATTTTAAAAGAAGAAGGAAATAAAGTTGAAGACATACTATCTGAATTGGATAATCTGTGATGTTTAAGGATAGAGAGGAAGCAGGCTTATTACTAGCGGATTTACTGAAAGAATATATAGAAGAACCTGAAAATACAGTTATTCTGGCTATTCCACGAGGTGGAGTACCTGTTGCTTATAAAATTGCAGAAAAACTGGGCATTCCATTTGGGATGATAATTGCCAAAAAAATCACCCCTCCCGATAATCCTGAAGCAGCAATTGGTGCAGCAACACCAGATGGAACATATATACTCTCTCCTTATGCTTATGGGTATCCTTATATTGAGGAGGCAATACAAAAAGCCATTAACGAGGCCAGAAAAAAACTTGAGAAATACGCAGGTGGTAAAGAGCCTGATGTTGAAGGAAAAACAGTGATCATTGTTGATGATGGAATAGCCACAGGATACACCGCAATGGCTGCAGGAAAGTCTGTAAAAGAAAGGGGAGCTCACAAAGTAATACTTGCAGTTCCTGTATGTCCTGTTGATAGCATATCAAGGGCAAGGGAGGTATTTGATGAAGTGATATGTTATCATAAAGTAGATACACCATTTTTTGCAGTAGGTGCATATTATCAGGATTTTCATCAGGTTGAGGATTACGAGCTTTTTGAGTATCTAACAAAAGCAAAAGAAAAAAAATTACTGGCTCAATAAGGAGGAGAAGATGAAGAAGATAACAGCAGTAGCTGCAATAATATCAGCAGGTTTACTCTTTTCCTGTGGGCAGCCTCAATATACCAATGTAGATATGTCACCTAAAAAAGTTAAAGTTATTAAAGATTTTGGTGAAGATGCAGCCAAA carries:
- a CDS encoding ATP-binding protein: MKQIGICVGSTRPNRVNFLSEDVVRIGQFVVLKYEEEGKNKSLLGMIQRLERDNPYLTESIRTPQQAKSIKKFSEKENILKGEIQILGEIIDVGDEVFLQIPRTPPLPATEVYEADPHLLKKIFGAKSKKFVKIGRLLSEKEEVPVYVDIEQIVLRHLAVLAVTGAGKSNTVSVLLKNITNLGGTVAVFDFHGEYTKSKITRNGKSVINHIQPLINPALLKPKEFASLIGIKPNAYVQFRYFRIALEYTINKFLEEKREQWQNHTDTQQFLNRLKQNLEDMADPESEIGGYIKGKIREDSLFEVINKLEDLELELGHIVKLGVPPLIDNIKPGMINVFDFSELDEDVADAIASNILRWALEERKKAVRQGNSRLPFPLMIVVEEAHILAGEKRNTEAKYYLARIAREGRKFGLGITVVTQRPKGLDKEILSQMNNMIILKLVEPEDQKHVQRASEALSQELMDYLPGLNPGEAIIIGNMTKIPLLVKIDKAEEKIEGNDIDVVGQWEEILKEEGNKVEDILSELDNL
- a CDS encoding MFS transporter, with protein sequence MDKRKISAIAIINILTFLISFSYEMTFTVMPFFLVNALGVSMVVIGIIEGGYDLVSNLVKILAGYWSDLFSKKKFLLTGIFMSIAARFYFIFGKKWDDILMGTILDSVSDGTIVPVSDTILSSEKKKSLGKTFGINRAIESIGGLLGILTAFFYTAYFLDIPYQKYFYLSIVPLLIAAIIVLFLPEYKPSGKKYSIPIISWEMFFPKYLYLFFILSFANFGYSFYILKVYNQTSSEYKTVGIYVIFTLIIAIASYLSGKFYDRLGEKRFLYLTIFLFFISHLFMIGLPVVGFIIFAFADAFLEIGIWATVGKKVKFRKGFVFGTYHFIVGFSSLLAGVVAGYLWDTINPETPFIMGSIASVVAFILIRRFF
- a CDS encoding tetratricopeptide repeat protein, with the protein product MSKIGKFLSKKPEEEEIEQDLADIHPFSQVKPRKRKKYIALVALGISTLIVYATVAYFLLKDSSEEKITENTEKPQEISKRENIVEKLNTKTYDKTEKKPETTFIPKNTDFEIDISQIHKEISLGLKNISIPKLSYRKQKPASKYKILLQEARTAEINKNYDEAIRLYKKIWSITKKNPEILYRIALNYFKAGKFTVAQKYLDQYLRINKEDIQAVILSAKISEKQGDMKKAQAILEEAYFLHPENKDILENLGKLYEKQNELLVAKDIYKTLADLGYIEGKLGLARIYEKLNDKVSAMQIYQEIYEDPNTPEDIRQKVEMKIISLQ
- the gmhA gene encoding D-sedoheptulose 7-phosphate isomerase — its product is MEDLIIDIFEESASLKKEFVYEYSEQIAALGILMAKRLKAGYKVLICGNGGSAADAQHFAAEIVGRFEKERKGYPAIALTTDTSALTAIGNDYGFEYIFSRQVEALGQKGDILIGISTSGNSENVIKAVEVAKDLGIFTVGFLGKDGGKLKDIVDTAFIVPHNRTARIQEVHLTLEHALCNIIDLYLAGELEE
- a CDS encoding phosphoribosyltransferase family protein — encoded protein: MFKDREEAGLLLADLLKEYIEEPENTVILAIPRGGVPVAYKIAEKLGIPFGMIIAKKITPPDNPEAAIGAATPDGTYILSPYAYGYPYIEEAIQKAINEARKKLEKYAGGKEPDVEGKTVIIVDDGIATGYTAMAAGKSVKERGAHKVILAVPVCPVDSISRAREVFDEVICYHKVDTPFFAVGAYYQDFHQVEDYELFEYLTKAKEKKLLAQ